In Deltaproteobacteria bacterium, the sequence CATCTCAGCCCTGGAGCTGTTGTACCGCAGCGATATATGAACTTCACCTCCGCCCTGCGCCCTTTTCATCCACAGATTCAGGAATCGCCGTGATGAAGCGTTGTCGTGACTGCTAGGACTGATCGACGTTGCCTCACGCAAAGGCGCCACTTGTCACGCCATAGCCCCTGGGCGACGGCGGAAGGACGCCAAGGAGAAGGCTTCGCTATAATAGTAGCCCATGAGGAGATCCATGAGAAGCCAACAGGCAAACAAGCCCAGCCTAGTTTCTCCTCCCCTGGCGGGAGGAGATTAAGAGGAGGGGGAAAGATTAACCACTTCTTTACCTTCAGCTTTCACCTGCACCTATCAACGTATTGCCACGACACTTGCTGATAACCGATAACCAACTCAAAGGTAACCACCATGGACCACCTGAAAAAAGCCCTGGACAAAGCAAGAAAAGAGCGGCCGCAGCCCCTGTCGGCGCCAGCAGCCGACAGAGCCGTCCTTGGCAGCGGCAACGGCTCCGGCAGGGTGTCACCCACCTACTGCCGATCCCGCTGTCTCGAACTCGAGCCTGAAAAACTGGCAGAAAACCGTTGTGTCTGCCTGTTTGCAGATGCGCCGGAAACGGAATCTTTCAAGGTGCTTAGCACCAGGCTATTGCTCTCCCTGCGGCGCAACGGCTGCAACACCCTCATGATCACCAGCGCTCTGCCCGGAGAAGGCAAGACCCTCACCGCCATCAATCTGGCCCTTGCCCTCGCCAGAGAGGTGAGCCAGACCGTGCTCCTGGTGGACTGCGACCTGCGGCAGCAGAAGATTCATCACTATCTGGGCATGCAAATCGACAGCGGCCTGGGCGACTATCTTCTCCAGGAGCGCCCCCTTGAGGAACTCATTGTCTGGCCGGGTGTGGAGCGCTTCACTTTCATTTCGGGCGGCCGCACCGTGCAGGAAAGCGCCGAACTCATCGGCTCGCCCAGGATGAAGGCCCTGGTCGCTG encodes:
- a CDS encoding AAA family ATPase, with amino-acid sequence MDHLKKALDKARKERPQPLSAPAADRAVLGSGNGSGRVSPTYCRSRCLELEPEKLAENRCVCLFADAPETESFKVLSTRLLLSLRRNGCNTLMITSALPGEGKTLTAINLALALAREVSQTVLLVDCDLRQQKIHHYLGMQIDSGLGDYLLQERPLEELIVWPGVERFTFISGGRTVQESAELIGSPRMKALVAEMKSRYHDRYILFDVPPLLGSADALTFAPLVDAIIMLVEAEQTSIHTVLEAFELIPRDKFLGFVLNRYKAPLPGYGKEYGRR